The window ACATCCTCCGAAATACGGACCTTGCCTTCAAGATTTGTCTGGCCTAGGCCCGACTCCATATCTTGCTTTTCTTCAACGTTGAAATCTTCGTTCATTGATTCAACCATGCCGCAATTCCTCCTCCTACAAGATCTCCAAAACCTTGTTTCAAAAAAACGATGAATGTCTCCTCGTTTCTAAGCCAGGCGCGCGGAGAATCTCCTCCCGCGCGGCCTAATCTTCAGGAAGCTTGAAGGGCTTGCCGCAGTGCGGGCAGACGAGATCTTCCTCTTCATCGTACATAGCCGGTTCAAAGTAGAAATCGTTGTTGCAGTTCGGGCACGTTACCGACTCGTATTCCTCTTCGTCAAAATCCTCGCAGTCTTCCTCGTCGTCATCATCGTAGTGATGGTGATGGCAGCACTCGTCATCATCCTCATCCTCGTAGAGCTCGTCAAGCTCATCTTCAATGTCCGAGACATCTTCGTCAAGCTGTTCGAGGTAGGCATTGAGCTCCTCATGTACCTCTTCGTGATCCTCAATTGCAACAGCCAGGGAATCCAGTGCATCAACTAATGCGGTGTAAAACTTTGCTTTGTCAGGCGAATCAGCCGTTAAATTCTGTCCGTCGATAAGCCCCTTCAAATATGCTATTTTCTCACGTGCGCTCATTTGAATCCCTCCTGTTGGATTATGCGAATGCCGGAAGAAACCAGTGCCCGGTTACTTCTTCGCTCGCTCTAAATACTCCCCCGTCCTCGTGTCGACGACGATTTCTTCGCCGTTTTCCACAAAGAACGGAACAGTAACTACAAGGCCAGTCTCGGTCGTCGCGGGCTTGCCGCCGCCGGAGGCCGTATCACCCTTAAATCCGGGCGGTGTGTCGGTGATCTTCATCGTCACCTGGTTCGGGAGCTCGATGCCCATGACGCGTCCCTCATACATGTCAAAGCTGACCTCAAGGTCGTCTATAAGGAACTTTACCATATCGCCGAGAACATCGGGCGAGAGCGTCACCTGGTCGTAGGATTCCATATCCATAAAGACGAAATCTTCGCCGTCCTTATACTGATACTGCGCGGGCTTCTCGTCGAAGATGATCCTTTCAAAGCGCTCGCCCGACTTAAAAGACTGGTCCACGCTTGAGCCGGTCTCGAGATTGCGGAGCTTGCCGCGGACGATCGCGCCGCCTCTTCCCATCTTATGATGCGAACATTCGAGGATGACCCACATTCCGCCCTCCCATTTGATCTTCAGGCCGGGACGGAAATCGCTCGTATCAACTATCTGTGCCATAAAAATGCCTCCCTGTACTCGTATGAGCATACTCATGCCCACATATATCATTTCCTGACTATGCTACAAAATCATAACATAAAATGTGTTAACTTATCAAATATTATGGGCAAAGAATATCGGCCAAAAGGGCTAACTTACGCATTTCCTCCATTATACGCCATTCCGCGGAGCTGCTGGGCGCGGTTATTTAATATCGGCCAGGTGAACCTGGCGCAGTAAAGGACATACCGCGAACGTCCGCGCCACTGCGAGAGCAGCTCCTCCGGGCACTTCTCCGCGCCGACGACGCGCCCGGGGGCGAGAGAATCGTCGTCGCCGCGCACGATAAGACAGACCGTCAGCCGGCTCCTGTCGTCGTTCAGATAAAAGCGGATATCGCAGACGCCGTTTTCGCGCGGCTGATCGCCGGTCGTACGAAAATCTTTCGTATAAAGCCTGTCATTCAGCGCCCAGCACTCCACGGCGCGAAAGAGCAGCAGCCTGTCTCCCTTTGGAACGACGGCTTCGTCGGCCGAAAGCGTTTTAAGCTGGAGCTCGGAGCCGGATGCCCGCGTCACGACAAGCGGCGTGCGCCGGGGAACGCAGTTTTCAAAGAGCACCCAGTTCTTGACCGACTGGCTCTTGTCATGGAGGTCGAGGGCGAAATAATTTTGGTTCGCCGCAGCGTCGAAGCGAAAGGATGAGTCTGCCTTCCCGGCGTTGTACTCCCGCAGCGTTCGGCAGGGTTCGGGGCAGCCATAGGCGAGACGCAGACAACCGTCAGCCTTGCCGTCCCTTCCCTGTATGACTGATATCGGGCCGTTCCAGCTAAAGGGCGACGACAGATTCGAGCCAAAGCTCTTCTTGTATTCGCCGGCGTCAAGGGGAATTCCCAACGCACAATAAAAGACCGGTATCCGCAAAACAGCGCCGACCGTGCAGATGCGTGATTCGGCGATCCGGCGGTCGTTGTACAGACGATAGGCGTAGAGGGCGTTTTTAACTGGCGTAAAGAACAGAGAAAGGATGAAAGAGGCCAGCGTGAGCGCCGCGAGACACTCAACCAATGTAAACGCGCCTCTTCTATTGCCGCTTTTCAGGCCAGACAACGGATACCCACCTCCCATCCCCGGCAGGGAAACGATAGCGCCTCACGGCGACGCCGCCGGGTATCACACGACGCTCCGCCTCAAACTCCGCCAGCTCGTCAGCGCCGCCGGAGGCGAGAACGGCGATAAACTCCTCCACCCGCCTTTCAGCCTCGATCGACAAAATTCCGCGCGAGGCCTGCCTCGCGGCGGCGGTGATCGTCGATGTGGCGGCGATAAAAAAAGAGAACGCGAAAAAAAGCGCGACGACCGCCTCCGCGAGCAGAGAGCCACGGCGGCGTCCCATCTACATCATATAGCGGTTAAAACTCTCCACATCATAGGCGTGGCCCAGCGCCTCTTTTCTGCCGATCATGCCGTCCCGGCAGAGGCGGGCAAGATCCTGGTCCATCGTATGCATGCCAAGAGACGAACCGGTCTGGATGACATTCTTTATCTGCGAACTCTTTCCCTCGCGGATATAGTTGCGTACGGCGTTGGTCGCGACGAGATATTCCGTCGCTACCGTCCTTCCCGATATCCCCTCGAGCGGAATCAGCTGCTGCGACAAGACGCCCAGCAGCATCGAAGAGAGCTGAATGCGTATCTGCTGCTGCTGATATGGGGGAAAGACATCTATTATTCTGTCGATACTCTGGGCCGCGTCGCGTGTGTGAAGCGTCGCGAGCACGAGATGTCCCGTCTCAGCGGCGGTGATCGCGGCGGATATCGTCTCAAGGTCGCGCAATTCGCCGATCATGATGACGTCGGGGTCCTGGCGCATCGCGCGGCGCAGCGCCTCGGCGAAGGTCTTTGTATCGCGGCCAAGCTCACGCTGGTGGATGAGCGCCACCTCCGAGGTATAGAGGTATTCTATCGGGTCCTCTATCGTCACGATATGTACGGAACGTGTGAGATTTATCTCCTGGATGATCGCCGCAAGCGTCGTAGACTTACCGGAGCCGGTCGGCCCCGTGACAAGAAAAAGACCGTTGTTCTTCTGCGTCATCACCTTGAGGTCGTCGGGCAGCCCCAGCTGCTTCATCGTACGGATGTTGGCGGTGATGGCGCGCAGCGCGAGCGCGGGATGTCCCTTTTCGTGAGAGAAGTTGGCGCGGAAACGCTGCTCCTTTACCCCCATGTCGAGGCTGAAGCTGAAATCATATTCCCGCTCATCGTCGAAGCGTTCGATCTGGCTCTCCGTCAGCAGTTCGCGCACCGCCTCGCGCATCTCCTCCGCCGTCAGCGGCTGGGCGTCGGGGATACGCACAAGATTTCCATCTATTCGCAGCATCGGCACATCGCCGACGCTGAGGTGCACGTCGCTCGCGCAGCTGTTTATTCCCCTTATCAGGGTATCTTTCAGAACAAATCCCGGCATTGGCAGGCTCCTAATCTATGATCGTCGTAAAGAGCATCTCGTCGATGCTAGTAATGCCCTCTTCCACCTTGCGGCGCGCGTCCTCGCGCAGCGTTATCATTCCAAAACGGCGCGAGTAGTCGCGCAGCTCCTGTTCCGAAGCGCCGTCGTTTATCATCGCGCGCAGCGTGTTGTCCACCGGCATGATCTCGGCGATCACCGTGCGTCCCTTGTAACCCGTAAAGCGGCATTCGGGACAGCCCTTCGGGCCGTAGACCATCGTACCGGCGGGGATGCCCGTCTCCGCCTCCATCGCCGCGTTGACAAAGAGCTTCTCTTTACAGTGCGGACAGAGGCTGCGCACAAGGCGCTGGGCGAGCACGGCGCGCAGCGAGGAGGCCAGAAGGAAGCGCGGCACTCCCATGTCGACAAGACGGTTGACGGCGGTCGGCGCGTCGTTCGTATGGAGCGTGCTGAGGACGAGATGTCCCGTAAGCGCGACGCGCACCGCGAGCTGCGCGGTCTCCGTGTCGCGGATCTCTCCGACCATTATTATGTCGGGGTCTTGGCGCAGAATCGAGCGCAGGGCGCTCCCGAAGGTAAGCCCGATCCTCTCGTTGATCTGTATCTGGGTGAGACCGGCGATCGTAAATTCGACCGGGTCCTCAAGCGTGATGATATTCTTAGAAGGGTCGTTCAATATCTCCAGCAGCGAATAGAGCGTCGTCGACTTGCCGGAGCCGGTCGGCCCCGTGGCGAGTACGATGCCGTTGGAGGCCATGATCGCCTCGTGCAGCAGCTCCCGCTGTGTGTCGCCGAATCCGAGCCTTTCCATCCCGATGCGGTCGTTGCTCTGGTCCAGCAGACGCAGCACCACCTTCTCACCCAAAATGGAGGGAAGCGTCGAAACGCGCAGGTCGATACGCGAGCCCGCGACCTTGATGAGGATTCGTCCGTCCTGCGGACGCCGCTTTTCCGCGATATCCATCCCCGAAAGAATCTTGATACGGGCGATGAGCGGCAGGTGGAGGTTACTGGGAATCTCTATATTGCTGAAGAGCGTGCCGTCGATACGGAGACGCACGCGCGTCATCGATTCCGTCGGCTCGATGTGGATGTCGGAGGCCTTTTCGCGCACAGCCTGCTCAAGAATACTGTTCACAAGACGCACGACGGGCGCGGCGTCGGCGGCGATATTCGTGACGTCCTGCGCCGTCGTCTGTGAAACGGTGACGATGTTGGGAGCGGACTGTACCGCCTGCTCCTGCTTCATGACGTCGGCCATCGCGTCGTGGACGCTGGTCTGTACCCGGTAATAGCTGACGAGGGCCTTATGGATGTCCGTGGAGGTGGCGACGCGGATATCGATCTCCCTGTTAGTGAGCAGATAAAGTTCGTCTACCGCGTAGGTATCCATCGGGTCGGCCATCGCCACGACAATCCTGTCGTCGCCGATGAGTTGAAGCGGCAGGAGGTTGAGGCGCGTCGCCACATTCTCCGGGACGAGAGACAGAGCCTCCTGCTGCGGGCGCATCTTTACGAGAGAGACGGCCTCAAGGTCCAGCTGCGTGCAGAGAGCCTCCGCGAGGTGGTTCTCCGTCAGATAACCCTCTTTTATCAGGATCTCCCCGAGGCGGAGATGCGAGACCTTCTGCTCCGCGAGCGCGGCGTTAAGATTTTCCTGCGATATCACGCCGGCGTTGAGCAGAAGCTCTCCGAGCCGGATGACCTTTATCTGCTGGCGGGCCATAGTGCCGCCCCCTTACTGGTAAAGGCTGACATCAGGCATGTCGAGCACTTCGGCGGCGCCGGTTGGGATGTCCAGGATATAGGGGATGGCGATGAAGGCCATCTGCGACTTTACATGTTTTGACGTGCGCGACTTGAATAGTTCGCCGAGCAGCGGGATATATCCGAGTATCGGCACGCGCGTGATATTGTTCGTCTTGTTCTCCTGATAGAGGCCGCCGATGACGAATATCTCGCCGTTGCGGACGCGTACCTGTGTGTCGACCTCGCGCTTCGTCGTCTCGGGGGCTTCGGAGTCGCCGGAGCGCCGGAAGGCGATGATCTCGCCGGTCGATATCTTCATCTTAATGGTAAGGAAGCCGTCGCGCCCCATCGTCGGCGTAAATTCAAGCGTCGGCCCCGTCTCCTGGTTCGAGAATTCAGGGTTGCCGTTGTCGTCGACGCCGGACTGGTAGAGATAATTATGGGTCAGCTTGACGGAGGCCTTCTGTCCGTCTAGGGCGACGACGGAGGGAGAGGCGAGCACCTTACCCTTATTGTCCGACTCCATCGCGCGGAGTCCGGCGTCGAGCATCTTCATCGCCGGATCGACAATATTGGATGGGAACTTCGAATCGGTGCCGCCGCCAACGATCGGCAATTCACCCTGCGTAGTCGTTCCCGTTGGATTCTTAATATTAGAATAGTCGTCTTTATTGCCATACGTATAGCGCGTGCCCAGCCCCGTCGCGCCGTAGGTGAATATCCAGCCCTTGTAGACCGCGGCGATCATCGATTCGATCTCCTGCTGCGCGCCGTCGTTTATCTCAATGAGGCGCGCCTCGATCATCACCTGTCTGCCGGGATGGTCGACGCGGTTTATCAGCGTCTCTATCTGGCGGTGCTGCTCCGGCGTCGCCGTAATATAGAGCGAACGCAGCCGTTCGTCAACGACGGGCGGCTTCGGCAGAGGCACAAGCCCCATGATTATCGCCGGCATCTTCGTCACTTCGGCGTAGGCCACCTTATACTGACGCGTCTGATTCTGTCCCAGCGTCTTGCCGATACTGTCGGCGGTGCCGACGACAAGCGTCTTGCCGACCAAAGAATATGAAAGTTCGTTCATGCGCAGCATATAGGCGAATACCTCGCCGAAACGGGTATTCTTGAAGGAAAAGGTCATCGGCGTCTCCGGCACGGAGGCGTCGAGCACAAGATTCAAGTCCTTGAGCTTCGCGAGCATACGGAATACCTCGCGCACAGAGACCTCGCGCAGCTCCAGGGTAACGGGCGTCGAAATGGAGAGCGGGTCTCCGGCGGGAACGGGGCGCGGTTTCGGGATCAGCGGCGGCGGCGTGATATCCCTCGGGCTCTCAAGCATGATCCGCAGACTGTCGGAGCCCGGCATACCGGAGATATCCTTCAGCACCAGCGGCTTCGGACCGATAAAGTTCATCGTAATCCCCTGCTGGTCGTTCGAGGTGACGCGCACCTGCTCAATGAGCGGGAAGTCATAGCGCTGCGTCCACTCCTCGCTCTTTTTGAGATTCAGCTTAAAGATATCCCATTCAAACTCGTCCCACCAGTTCTTGCGGTCCGTGTCGCGCGGGAAACGCGTATCGCTGAAGACCAGCGTCGCGGCGTTGTCGGAGCTTACCGCCGTCGGCAGCGGCAGCTTCGTGCCGCGCAGCTCGATCATCATCTCCGTCGCTCCCACCTGATGCATCCGCATACCCTCGATAACCGGCCTCTGATCGTCCAGCCTGCGCGCCTCGGTGGCGGCGGCCTCGCCTAGTCCCGGCATGGCCGCCGCGAAGAGGACGGCGCAAAACAGGGCCGTCAGGGCTCTATAATTTATAAGTCCGTGCGGTGATTTTTGTTTGCCCATCTCCAGCTCACTCCTTTTGAATCTATGGAAAGGATCTTTCCCTTTCCGCCGCCGAAGGTCATCCCCGGCTTGAATATCTGTCCCGACTCCTCGCCGTCTATGTCAAGCGTGCAGATCGTGCTGCCGCCGAGCACCACAAGCCCCTTTATCGTCACCGTCGGCACAAACTCCGGCACGCTCGTATCCGCGGCGAGAGAGGGCGAAGGCACGACCGCCGCCACCGGCGAACGCCCAATGGCGTCGGAGAGCGCGACAAGCTCGGGGCTCTGTTCTCGCATCTTGCGGAAAGCCTCGTATTTCGCGTTGAGCGCCTTCGCCGACTCCAGAGCCTGATTGCCGCGCGGCATCTGCTGCGAGGAAAGATCCTCTCCATCTGCGGTGATGCCGTTCATCGCGATAAAATTGCGCATCGTAAAGACCGCCGCCGCGAAAAATACGAACAGAAGCAATACGAAGATATATTCCTTTTTCCGTTCCTCGGGGGAGCGCGCCGCCTCGTTCAGGCGCATCTGACGGAAGAGCTCTTTCAGCGATATTGATCTCATTTCGCCGCCTCCTCCTCTTTCAGCGCGCCGCCGATCTTGGCGGCGACAGTAAAGCTGTACTTGACATTATTTTCCCGCAGCCCCTCGAGAGAGAGCTGCGAAATCCTCATCAGATAGGCTCCCTGCCGGAAAGAGGCGAGCAGGCGCAGCAGTTCGTTATAATTGGCCTCGCCGGAGACGCTGAAGGAGACGACGCCCTCCTTCTCATCGGCCTTCGTCACGTTGGCCTCGCCAAATCCCTGCGTCGAAAGCAGATTCAGCAGCACGGAATAGAACTTGTTCTGCGATTCAATCGCCGTGGGCAGCTCTTTGCCGTCTATCTTCACGGTGGACTTGTACTGGATGACGGCGTTGGAGCGCGCCGCGACCGTAGCCTTCAGCACCTGCGCCTCCTGCGAGGCGGAGGAGAGTTCAGCAACGCCGCCGTTCACGCCCTTCATCATAAACAGCTGCGCGGCGATCAGCAGCAGTACGACGGCGACTACGATCAATATCTGCTCACGTTTCAGCTCCGTTATCTCAATATTCTTCATCTGGTTCCCGCCTCCTCGCGCGCATCTTCGGAGCGGACTCCCTTTTCCTGTCCGGCCATCCCGCCCTCAAGCACTACCTTTTGCAGAGGATTGAGCTTCAGCTCGATGGAAAAGGCCTTGAGATTCGCGCCGCTGCGCTGTGTGGGGGTGATCACCGGGAGGGAGACGCTGTTAACGCAGGAGGCCGCGAGCAGCCCGTCGCCGAACTCCAAAACCTCTTCGTCGGCAAAGGCCACGCCCTTAAGCGAGGCGCTCTCGCGGTTCATCGTCAGCGATTCGACGACGACGCCGTCGACCGTCCTCTCCCCAAGCTCATAGAGAAATTCAACGGAGGGCACGTCGTCTAGGACAAAATCCAGCTTCTCTTCGACGGCGCCGCTCTCCTTCGTCAGGCGGGCAAGTTCCGTCTCCATCAGCTTTAGATTTTCATTGTCGGCGGCAACGCCCTCCGCCATCGCCCTCCTGGCAGAG is drawn from Cloacibacillus porcorum and contains these coding sequences:
- a CDS encoding PilN domain-containing protein, with product MVVKLDLRTNKQEQQAEQERSPRHYILFSLAALFFISSLLVFAMGGYRLYAIGSARRAMAEGVAADNENLKLMETELARLTKESGAVEEKLDFVLDDVPSVEFLYELGERTVDGVVVESLTMNRESASLKGVAFADEEVLEFGDGLLAASCVNSVSLPVITPTQRSGANLKAFSIELKLNPLQKVVLEGGMAGQEKGVRSEDAREEAGTR
- a CDS encoding type IV pilus twitching motility protein PilT is translated as MPGFVLKDTLIRGINSCASDVHLSVGDVPMLRIDGNLVRIPDAQPLTAEEMREAVRELLTESQIERFDDEREYDFSFSLDMGVKEQRFRANFSHEKGHPALALRAITANIRTMKQLGLPDDLKVMTQKNNGLFLVTGPTGSGKSTTLAAIIQEINLTRSVHIVTIEDPIEYLYTSEVALIHQRELGRDTKTFAEALRRAMRQDPDVIMIGELRDLETISAAITAAETGHLVLATLHTRDAAQSIDRIIDVFPPYQQQQIRIQLSSMLLGVLSQQLIPLEGISGRTVATEYLVATNAVRNYIREGKSSQIKNVIQTGSSLGMHTMDQDLARLCRDGMIGRKEALGHAYDVESFNRYMM
- a CDS encoding type II secretion system protein GspD; its protein translation is MGKQKSPHGLINYRALTALFCAVLFAAAMPGLGEAAATEARRLDDQRPVIEGMRMHQVGATEMMIELRGTKLPLPTAVSSDNAATLVFSDTRFPRDTDRKNWWDEFEWDIFKLNLKKSEEWTQRYDFPLIEQVRVTSNDQQGITMNFIGPKPLVLKDISGMPGSDSLRIMLESPRDITPPPLIPKPRPVPAGDPLSISTPVTLELREVSVREVFRMLAKLKDLNLVLDASVPETPMTFSFKNTRFGEVFAYMLRMNELSYSLVGKTLVVGTADSIGKTLGQNQTRQYKVAYAEVTKMPAIIMGLVPLPKPPVVDERLRSLYITATPEQHRQIETLINRVDHPGRQVMIEARLIEINDGAQQEIESMIAAVYKGWIFTYGATGLGTRYTYGNKDDYSNIKNPTGTTTQGELPIVGGGTDSKFPSNIVDPAMKMLDAGLRAMESDNKGKVLASPSVVALDGQKASVKLTHNYLYQSGVDDNGNPEFSNQETGPTLEFTPTMGRDGFLTIKMKISTGEIIAFRRSGDSEAPETTKREVDTQVRVRNGEIFVIGGLYQENKTNNITRVPILGYIPLLGELFKSRTSKHVKSQMAFIAIPYILDIPTGAAEVLDMPDVSLYQ
- a CDS encoding GspE/PulE family protein; translation: MARQQIKVIRLGELLLNAGVISQENLNAALAEQKVSHLRLGEILIKEGYLTENHLAEALCTQLDLEAVSLVKMRPQQEALSLVPENVATRLNLLPLQLIGDDRIVVAMADPMDTYAVDELYLLTNREIDIRVATSTDIHKALVSYYRVQTSVHDAMADVMKQEQAVQSAPNIVTVSQTTAQDVTNIAADAAPVVRLVNSILEQAVREKASDIHIEPTESMTRVRLRIDGTLFSNIEIPSNLHLPLIARIKILSGMDIAEKRRPQDGRILIKVAGSRIDLRVSTLPSILGEKVVLRLLDQSNDRIGMERLGFGDTQRELLHEAIMASNGIVLATGPTGSGKSTTLYSLLEILNDPSKNIITLEDPVEFTIAGLTQIQINERIGLTFGSALRSILRQDPDIIMVGEIRDTETAQLAVRVALTGHLVLSTLHTNDAPTAVNRLVDMGVPRFLLASSLRAVLAQRLVRSLCPHCKEKLFVNAAMEAETGIPAGTMVYGPKGCPECRFTGYKGRTVIAEIMPVDNTLRAMINDGASEQELRDYSRRFGMITLREDARRKVEEGITSIDEMLFTTIID
- the efp gene encoding elongation factor P, coding for MAQIVDTSDFRPGLKIKWEGGMWVILECSHHKMGRGGAIVRGKLRNLETGSSVDQSFKSGERFERIIFDEKPAQYQYKDGEDFVFMDMESYDQVTLSPDVLGDMVKFLIDDLEVSFDMYEGRVMGIELPNQVTMKITDTPPGFKGDTASGGGKPATTETGLVVTVPFFVENGEEIVVDTRTGEYLERAKK
- a CDS encoding CD1247 N-terminal domain-containing protein, giving the protein MSAREKIAYLKGLIDGQNLTADSPDKAKFYTALVDALDSLAVAIEDHEEVHEELNAYLEQLDEDVSDIEDELDELYEDEDDDECCHHHHYDDDDEEDCEDFDEEEYESVTCPNCNNDFYFEPAMYDEEEDLVCPHCGKPFKLPED